The Desulfatibacillum aliphaticivorans DSM 15576 genome has a segment encoding these proteins:
- a CDS encoding diol dehydratase reactivase subunit alpha, which produces MLIAGVDIGNNSTEVAVARIGGDIQFLSSALVRTIGLKGTLRNAMCVIDAVDKAMAAVSMTRNDLDLILLNKATPVIGDVAMETITETVITESAMIGHNPDTPGGLGLGQGVTVDIRDLTQTAPGAPCIAVIDGGVDFTQAAEMINAAVAKGVKITGAIVKKDDGVLIYNRLTSPIPIVDEVQHIDKVPLGMPAALEVARVGRSIEKLSNPYDIATLFELSPEETRQITPIARALTGNRSGVVIKTPKGDVQERRIPAGTITLVGETAKETVDVELGADAIMEKLARVAPLKEIQSQPGTNAHGMFERVRTVMAELTDQPVSLIKIQDVLAVNTLQPQHVLGGLAGEFTRGTAVGLAAMVMTQNIPMQRLAAKLKEETGVEVEIGGVEAEMAITGALTTPGAEAPLAILDLGGGSTDASIIHRDGTVKSIHMAGAGDMVTMLINTELGLDDPDLAEDIKRYPLAKVETLFHMRHETGAVEFFDAHLDPSLFGRVAILGENGPIPIMHDLNLNQIVNVRRKAKEKVFVRNALRALEQVAPGGNIRLIDFVALVGGSALDFEIPEMIADALAEYGPVLGKGNIRGCEGPRNAVATGLCLSRKGC; this is translated from the coding sequence ATAGGCCTGAAAGGCACCCTGCGCAACGCCATGTGCGTCATTGACGCCGTGGACAAAGCCATGGCCGCAGTTTCCATGACCCGGAACGATCTGGACCTGATTCTGTTGAATAAGGCGACGCCCGTAATCGGAGATGTAGCCATGGAGACCATTACGGAAACCGTCATCACGGAATCGGCCATGATCGGACATAATCCGGATACACCAGGCGGGCTGGGTCTGGGTCAGGGAGTGACCGTAGATATCCGCGACCTGACCCAGACCGCCCCCGGCGCTCCCTGCATTGCCGTCATTGACGGCGGCGTGGACTTTACCCAGGCGGCGGAGATGATCAACGCCGCAGTCGCCAAGGGCGTCAAAATAACCGGCGCGATAGTAAAAAAGGACGACGGCGTTCTGATATACAACCGCCTGACCTCCCCTATCCCCATTGTGGATGAAGTCCAGCATATCGACAAAGTTCCTTTGGGCATGCCCGCGGCGCTGGAAGTGGCCCGCGTGGGCAGGTCCATCGAAAAATTGTCCAATCCATACGACATCGCCACCCTGTTTGAATTATCCCCGGAGGAAACCCGGCAGATTACCCCCATTGCCAGGGCCCTCACCGGCAACCGGTCCGGGGTGGTGATCAAAACCCCCAAGGGCGACGTCCAGGAGCGCCGGATTCCGGCCGGGACCATCACCCTGGTGGGCGAAACCGCCAAGGAGACCGTGGACGTGGAACTGGGCGCCGACGCCATCATGGAGAAGTTGGCCAGGGTGGCGCCGCTGAAGGAAATCCAGTCCCAGCCCGGCACCAACGCCCACGGCATGTTCGAACGGGTCAGAACCGTTATGGCCGAACTGACGGACCAGCCTGTAAGCCTCATCAAGATACAGGATGTGCTGGCCGTAAACACCCTCCAGCCCCAGCATGTGCTGGGCGGCCTGGCCGGGGAATTCACCCGCGGCACGGCCGTGGGCCTGGCGGCCATGGTCATGACCCAGAATATTCCCATGCAGCGCCTGGCGGCCAAATTAAAAGAGGAAACCGGCGTGGAAGTGGAAATCGGCGGCGTGGAGGCTGAAATGGCCATCACCGGCGCCCTGACCACCCCCGGCGCAGAAGCGCCCCTGGCCATCCTGGACCTGGGCGGAGGCTCCACCGACGCCTCCATCATTCATCGGGACGGAACGGTCAAGTCCATCCACATGGCCGGAGCGGGAGACATGGTGACCATGCTCATCAACACGGAGCTTGGCCTGGACGATCCCGACCTGGCCGAGGACATCAAGCGCTATCCCCTGGCCAAGGTGGAAACCCTCTTTCACATGCGGCACGAAACCGGGGCCGTGGAGTTTTTCGACGCCCACCTGGATCCCTCCCTGTTCGGCAGGGTGGCTATCCTGGGCGAAAACGGCCCCATTCCCATCATGCACGATCTCAACCTGAACCAGATCGTAAACGTGCGCCGTAAAGCCAAGGAAAAGGTTTTTGTAAGAAACGCCCTGAGGGCTTTGGAGCAGGTAGCGCCCGGCGGCAACATCAGGCTTATCGACTTTGTGGCCCTGGTGGGCGGATCGGCCCTGGATTTTGAAATCCCGGAAATGATCGCCGACGCCCTGGCGGAGTACGGCCCGGTGTTGGGCAAGGGGAACATTCGCGGATGCGAAGGCCCCAGAAACGCCGTGGCCACCGGCCTGTGCCTTTCCAGGAAAGGATGCTGA
- a CDS encoding cob(I)yrinic acid a,c-diamide adenosyltransferase: protein MSIYTGGGDKGKTSLLSGERVSKADPRVEAYGTLDELTAQLGVCRAQLNQFPACAPFAEMIVNIQRDLFRVGMQLSSSPKYWSKLSAPINADDIQSLEEAIDILEKAFGLPGFFVSPGRTLAGASLHVARTICRRAERQAWAAAGDVESYALILKYINRLSDLLFSLSWVAEIRILLTEELSHGNHDAHL from the coding sequence ATGAGCATTTACACCGGCGGAGGCGATAAAGGCAAAACCAGCCTGCTTTCCGGAGAACGGGTTTCCAAGGCCGATCCCCGGGTGGAAGCTTACGGAACCTTGGACGAACTCACGGCCCAATTGGGAGTGTGCCGCGCCCAGCTCAACCAGTTTCCTGCATGCGCCCCTTTTGCCGAAATGATTGTGAATATTCAGCGGGACCTGTTCCGGGTGGGCATGCAGCTTTCCAGCAGCCCCAAATACTGGAGCAAGCTGTCCGCCCCCATTAACGCAGACGACATCCAATCCCTGGAAGAGGCCATCGATATTCTGGAGAAGGCTTTCGGGCTTCCGGGATTCTTTGTGAGTCCAGGCAGGACGTTGGCCGGCGCTTCCCTGCATGTGGCCCGGACCATCTGCCGCCGCGCAGAGCGCCAGGCTTGGGCCGCCGCGGGAGACGTTGAAAGCTACGCATTGATTTTGAAGTACATCAACCGGTTGTCCGACCTTTTGTTCTCCCTTTCATGGGTTGCGGAAATCCGGATTTTGCTGACTGAGGAGTTGAGCCATGGAAATCATGACGCACATCTGTAA
- a CDS encoding glycerol dehydratase reactivase beta/small subunit family protein, whose product MGSPLLQVAQKPAVYLVVLGEAPDWFVQALENGLEEEGIPCEKRDSQENDAILAASQAAKASRINVGLSVKAAAGGAITGVVLHHRDLPEKRPLFHLTWEEVSQESLYRLGRNAARLVKGNPFIMDPADTAGPCGDSGTKDKLN is encoded by the coding sequence ATGGGATCTCCGCTTCTGCAAGTTGCTCAAAAACCGGCCGTTTACCTGGTTGTATTGGGAGAAGCGCCCGATTGGTTCGTCCAGGCCCTGGAAAACGGCCTGGAGGAAGAAGGAATCCCTTGTGAAAAAAGGGATTCCCAGGAAAACGACGCGATATTGGCGGCCAGTCAGGCGGCGAAGGCCTCCCGGATCAACGTGGGGCTTTCCGTTAAAGCGGCTGCCGGCGGCGCCATTACCGGAGTGGTGCTCCATCACAGGGACCTGCCTGAAAAGCGTCCCCTCTTCCACCTGACTTGGGAAGAGGTGTCCCAAGAGTCCCTGTACAGGCTGGGCCGAAACGCGGCCCGGCTGGTCAAAGGCAACCCGTTCATCATGGACCCGGCGGACACGGCCGGTCCATGCGGGGATTCAGGAACCAAGGATAAACTAAATTAG
- a CDS encoding EutN/CcmL family microcompartment protein — translation MILGQVIGTVVATSKHELLVGSKILVVQAVQPDGTPIEGELLVAVDTVGAGTGEHVIVTTGSNASKACETEKAPVDAAIIGIIDEIDVN, via the coding sequence ATGATTTTAGGACAAGTCATAGGAACCGTAGTGGCCACGAGCAAGCACGAGCTGCTGGTGGGCTCCAAAATACTGGTGGTGCAGGCCGTGCAACCCGATGGGACTCCTATAGAAGGCGAACTGCTGGTGGCAGTGGATACAGTGGGCGCCGGAACCGGCGAGCACGTGATTGTGACGACGGGCTCCAACGCGTCCAAGGCGTGCGAGACGGAGAAGGCTCCCGTGGACGCAGCTATTATCGGGATCATCGACGAGATCGACGTGAACTGA
- a CDS encoding BMC domain-containing protein: MKKVKSIGLIETLGMVGAVEAADAALKAANVTLLGYEFNGAGYMVIKLTGDVAAVKAAVSSGAATAQKLGNLVAAHVIPRPDDQVIDTEICGKDNVPPFNGSDSEPEDGAPSGSSSEKESKGSQESAVKASESKPATATADKEEAPAEKAAPEAKDVKDTKEAPAKQASKPEAKTKSSKPTASEAKNASSPKTPEKQADSGKTAPAKTDGGNKPKSRK, from the coding sequence ATGAAGAAAGTAAAGAGCATCGGCCTTATCGAAACCCTGGGCATGGTGGGCGCGGTGGAAGCGGCGGACGCCGCTTTAAAAGCCGCCAACGTCACGCTTTTGGGCTACGAATTTAACGGGGCCGGCTACATGGTCATCAAGCTGACCGGGGACGTAGCCGCGGTTAAGGCCGCTGTCAGTTCAGGCGCTGCAACCGCCCAGAAACTTGGCAATCTGGTCGCGGCGCATGTCATCCCTCGTCCGGATGACCAAGTGATCGATACGGAAATATGCGGAAAGGACAACGTACCGCCATTCAATGGGTCCGACAGCGAACCCGAAGACGGCGCCCCCTCCGGTTCGTCGTCCGAAAAGGAATCCAAAGGAAGCCAGGAAAGCGCAGTAAAAGCCTCTGAATCCAAGCCTGCAACCGCAACTGCAGACAAGGAGGAAGCGCCCGCTGAGAAAGCGGCGCCCGAGGCGAAAGACGTAAAAGACACGAAAGAGGCGCCCGCCAAGCAGGCGTCCAAACCCGAAGCAAAAACAAAATCCTCCAAACCTACCGCTTCGGAAGCAAAAAATGCGTCCAGCCCCAAAACGCCGGAAAAGCAGGCGGACTCGGGCAAGACTGCGCCGGCGAAAACAGACGGCGGCAATAAGCCGAAATCCAGGAAATAG
- a CDS encoding GlcG/HbpS family heme-binding protein has translation MEIMTHICNDLARVLARIARKKALEIQVPMVIAFADARGELVHFQRMDKALPVSSDIAVNKAFTAAALRMSTQKAGRLVEQGQELAGLELTNQGKMVIFGGGLPLSLDGEVVGSVGVSGGSVAQDMVVAQAAANALEQMEKTAQALLPILPKTLEDLTDLANKIQDLGRKEGADSDILEGAFYLI, from the coding sequence ATGGAAATCATGACGCACATCTGTAACGACCTGGCTCGCGTGCTGGCCCGCATCGCCCGGAAAAAAGCCCTGGAAATCCAAGTCCCCATGGTCATCGCATTCGCAGACGCCCGAGGGGAGCTGGTTCACTTCCAGCGCATGGACAAGGCTTTGCCCGTCAGCTCGGACATTGCGGTGAACAAGGCCTTTACCGCCGCGGCGCTCCGCATGTCCACCCAAAAAGCCGGGAGGCTGGTGGAGCAAGGCCAGGAGCTTGCCGGTCTGGAACTGACCAACCAGGGCAAGATGGTCATTTTCGGCGGCGGCCTGCCTTTGAGCCTGGACGGAGAGGTTGTCGGATCCGTTGGAGTGAGCGGAGGATCCGTAGCACAGGACATGGTTGTGGCCCAGGCGGCGGCCAACGCGTTGGAGCAAATGGAAAAAACGGCCCAGGCTTTATTGCCGATTCTTCCCAAAACCCTGGAGGATCTGACGGATCTCGCCAATAAGATCCAGGACTTAGGGCGCAAGGAAGGCGCGGATTCGGACATCCTGGAAGGGGCCTTTTACCTGATATAA
- the eutJ gene encoding ethanolamine utilization protein EutJ, with translation MKDANMEAINERIRQFRDSLSLENAPRPGSPLWAGVDLGTANIVTAVVDQDGTPVAGMTTRSKSTVRDGLVFDYMGVMSILKTHVQVLRSRGFDIKDAAAAYPPGTMGRNRQAFGHILNGADLEAVSLVDEPSAAALALGIDSGCVVDIGGGTTGISILEDGEVVYTGDEPTGGHHLDLVIAGSMGISIEEAEAMKNNPAHQRMLAGMVMPVFEKMGAIVREHTASHKPKQIYLVGGTSSFPGADEVIAQETGLPVFLPDDPLLVTPLGTALHAALAASGRKAAANE, from the coding sequence ATGAAAGACGCAAACATGGAAGCCATCAACGAAAGAATAAGGCAGTTTCGCGACAGCCTTTCCCTGGAAAACGCGCCCCGCCCGGGCAGCCCCCTCTGGGCAGGCGTGGACCTGGGGACCGCCAACATCGTCACCGCCGTGGTGGATCAGGACGGAACGCCTGTGGCAGGCATGACCACCCGCTCCAAGTCAACGGTTCGGGACGGCCTGGTCTTCGATTACATGGGCGTTATGAGCATTCTCAAGACCCATGTGCAGGTTTTGCGCTCCAGGGGCTTTGACATCAAAGACGCCGCAGCCGCCTACCCTCCCGGCACCATGGGCAGAAACCGCCAGGCCTTCGGCCACATTTTGAACGGCGCGGACCTGGAAGCCGTCAGCCTGGTGGACGAGCCCAGCGCGGCCGCCCTGGCTTTAGGCATTGACTCCGGTTGCGTGGTGGATATCGGCGGCGGCACCACGGGCATCTCCATTTTGGAAGATGGAGAAGTGGTATACACCGGCGACGAGCCCACCGGCGGCCATCATCTGGACTTGGTCATCGCGGGCAGCATGGGCATTTCCATTGAAGAAGCCGAAGCCATGAAGAACAACCCGGCCCATCAGCGCATGCTGGCGGGAATGGTCATGCCGGTCTTTGAGAAAATGGGCGCCATAGTCCGGGAGCACACAGCATCCCATAAACCGAAACAAATCTATTTAGTGGGCGGGACTTCCAGCTTCCCCGGAGCGGACGAAGTTATCGCCCAGGAAACGGGCCTGCCCGTCTTTTTGCCTGACGATCCCCTATTAGTCACCCCCCTGGGCACGGCGTTGCATGCGGCGCTGGCCGCCTCGGGAAGAAAGGCGGCGGCAAATGAATAA